The Synechococcales cyanobacterium CNB genome includes a window with the following:
- the argS gene encoding arginine--tRNA ligase, with protein MTDARPHTPDTFDPVEALTDRFRAAIAAAVPDAPADADPMIAPSKRAELGDFQCNAAMPLAKAVGRPPREIALAIVRHADLGDLAEPLSERDVAGPGFINVRLRPAAIASLLARLDTPELGIPPPDAPRTVVVDLCGVNLAKQMHVGHLRSTVIGDALARTFERLGERVIRQNHVGDWGLPIAMVTDRLRREAEAARIDLDRVSLDDLDRLYREAQRECAGQDKALEIVGRYRMGPKAEAELRAEHEEAEERLASAKRTLVALQSRDPATVAVWRRIYDVTMRACLETCERLHTRITAADSAGESSYAEELGPLVDDLVSRAVAVESDGALVVRLEHEGIAEPCIVRKRDGGYLYATTDLAGIRRRVHGMGADRVVYAVDARQSLHFRQVFAAARKASYATRPGASAPARLEHAPFGMVLGEDNRPFKTRTGENVKLSDLLDEAEARAERTVAEKNPDLPADERGAIAHAVAVAALKYADLSGERIKDYVFSFDRMLAFEGNTGPYLLYALVRIRSIFRKAAERGIALDHRAAPFVVEHPAEKALALALLRYPRTVRSVGDSLEPHRLCAYLYDLAGAFSVFFDACPVLAADDDATRRSRLRLCDLTARVLADGLDVLGIPAVERM; from the coding sequence ATGACGGACGCTCGCCCGCACACTCCCGATACGTTCGACCCCGTTGAGGCATTGACCGATCGTTTCCGGGCCGCGATCGCGGCAGCCGTGCCGGACGCGCCCGCCGACGCGGACCCGATGATCGCGCCGAGCAAGCGAGCGGAACTCGGGGACTTCCAGTGCAACGCCGCGATGCCGCTGGCGAAGGCGGTGGGGCGGCCCCCACGCGAGATCGCGCTGGCGATCGTGCGGCACGCGGACCTGGGCGACCTCGCCGAGCCGCTCTCCGAGCGCGACGTGGCCGGGCCGGGGTTCATCAACGTCCGTCTGCGCCCCGCGGCCATCGCCTCGCTGCTCGCGCGGCTGGACACGCCGGAACTCGGCATCCCCCCCCCCGATGCGCCGCGCACCGTCGTCGTGGACCTGTGCGGCGTCAATCTCGCCAAGCAGATGCACGTCGGGCATCTGCGCTCGACCGTCATCGGCGATGCGCTCGCCCGCACCTTCGAGCGGCTGGGCGAGCGAGTCATCCGCCAGAACCACGTCGGCGACTGGGGCCTGCCCATCGCCATGGTGACCGACCGCCTGCGACGCGAGGCCGAGGCCGCCCGCATCGACCTCGACCGCGTGTCGCTCGACGACCTCGACCGGCTCTACCGCGAGGCACAGCGCGAGTGCGCCGGGCAGGACAAGGCGCTCGAGATCGTGGGGCGCTACCGCATGGGGCCGAAGGCGGAGGCGGAACTGCGCGCGGAGCACGAGGAGGCGGAGGAACGGCTTGCCTCGGCGAAGCGCACGCTCGTCGCGCTCCAGAGCCGCGACCCCGCCACCGTCGCCGTATGGCGGCGCATCTACGACGTGACGATGCGCGCCTGCCTCGAAACCTGCGAGCGGCTGCACACGCGCATCACCGCCGCTGACAGCGCTGGCGAGAGCAGTTACGCCGAGGAACTCGGGCCGCTGGTGGACGACCTCGTGAGCCGGGCCGTGGCGGTCGAGTCGGACGGCGCGCTCGTCGTGCGCCTCGAGCACGAGGGGATCGCCGAGCCTTGCATCGTCCGCAAGCGCGACGGCGGGTACCTCTACGCGACGACGGACCTCGCGGGCATCCGGCGCCGCGTGCACGGCATGGGGGCGGACCGCGTCGTCTACGCCGTCGACGCGCGCCAGTCGCTGCACTTCCGGCAGGTCTTCGCCGCGGCGCGCAAGGCGTCGTACGCGACGCGCCCGGGCGCGAGCGCGCCGGCGCGGCTCGAACACGCCCCCTTCGGCATGGTGCTCGGCGAGGACAACCGCCCCTTCAAGACCCGCACCGGCGAGAACGTGAAACTCAGCGACCTGCTCGACGAGGCCGAGGCCCGCGCCGAGCGCACCGTAGCCGAGAAGAACCCCGATCTGCCCGCCGACGAACGAGGGGCGATCGCGCACGCGGTCGCCGTCGCCGCGCTGAAGTACGCCGACCTCTCGGGCGAGCGGATCAAGGACTACGTCTTCTCGTTCGACCGGATGCTGGCGTTCGAGGGCAACACCGGCCCGTACCTGCTCTACGCCCTGGTGCGGATCCGGAGCATCTTCCGGAAGGCCGCGGAGCGAGGCATCGCGCTCGACCATCGTGCCGCGCCCTTCGTCGTCGAGCATCCGGCCGAGAAAGCCCTCGCTCTCGCGCTCCTGCGGTACCCGCGCACGGTGCGGAGCGTCGGTGATTCGCTGGAGCCGCACCGGCTCTGCGCGTACCTGTACGACCTCGCCGGCGCGTTCAGCGTCTTCTTCGACGCGTGCCCCGTGCTTGCGGCGGACGACGACGCGACGCGGCGCTCACGCCTCCGCCTGTGCGACCTGACCGCCCGCGTCCTCGCGGACGGCCTCGACGTGCTCGGCATCCCGGCGGTCGAACGGATGTAG